In Bacillus sp. BGMRC 2118, a single window of DNA contains:
- the smpB gene encoding SsrA-binding protein SmpB: MPKGEGKVVAQNKKATHDYFIEDTYEAGIVLQGTEIKSVRAGKLNLKDSYARVFNGEMYLYNLHISPYEQGNRYNHEPLRTRKLLLHKKQIANLIGVTKEEGYTIVPLKIYLKNGFAKVLIGLGKGKKNYDKREDLKKKEAKRDIERAFRERQK; this comes from the coding sequence ATGCCTAAAGGAGAAGGAAAAGTTGTTGCACAAAATAAAAAGGCGACGCATGATTATTTTATTGAAGATACATACGAAGCGGGTATTGTCCTTCAAGGAACAGAGATTAAATCAGTTCGAGCAGGGAAGCTTAACTTAAAGGATTCCTATGCACGAGTATTTAATGGCGAGATGTATTTATACAACCTGCATATTAGCCCGTATGAGCAAGGAAACCGTTATAATCATGAGCCGTTACGTACGAGAAAGCTTCTTCTTCATAAAAAACAGATTGCCAATCTAATTGGCGTAACAAAGGAAGAAGGATATACAATTGTTCCACTCAAGATCTATTTGAAAAACGGGTTTGCCAAAGTATTAATTGGTCTTGGTAAAGGTAAGAAAAATTACGACAAGCGTGAGGACTTGAAGAAGAAAGAAGCGAAGCGTGATATTGAACGTGCTTTCAGAGAACGTCAGAAGTAA